In Amycolatopsis methanolica 239, a single genomic region encodes these proteins:
- a CDS encoding MFS transporter: MAQGKRRASQNELAAALMRGPVEVLDFFLPLWAGSALGASAAGVGALTALETLVSFVVRPLAGALADRFDRGRLAAIGAVLYGLSFAGYALTPGLGPAFAAAVLGGAGGAIFWVALRARVGEELDNDKAAFSKLFSSEGGGTWIAFVAAMTLVPRIEYRGVFWFGAAACAVTAAVMLAPTGAAAPRTTGQGFRQLGRWLRPMLLLVVITALAEAGVALLLLMHLQRGHHLQLNEIAGVFLPGFIVYTTLPEYLHKVTGRLGRTTVLSLAMGCSAVFAVGLSFAPNPLVLAGMWVLSAAAFAAAIPVEQEIVAEAAGVSLGRAMGIYESATLLGATIGAFTAGLLYGTGSGWRVACLGAAVILLAGAVLVRPVLRAVTVREKAPEPR; this comes from the coding sequence ATGGCGCAGGGGAAACGCCGCGCGAGTCAGAACGAGCTGGCCGCGGCACTGATGCGCGGGCCGGTCGAGGTCCTGGATTTCTTCCTGCCGCTGTGGGCGGGCAGCGCGCTGGGCGCGAGCGCGGCCGGGGTGGGGGCGTTGACGGCGCTGGAGACTCTGGTGTCGTTCGTGGTGCGGCCGCTCGCGGGGGCGCTCGCCGACCGGTTCGACCGCGGACGGCTGGCCGCCATCGGCGCTGTCCTCTATGGACTGTCGTTCGCCGGGTACGCGCTCACCCCGGGGCTGGGGCCGGCTTTCGCGGCCGCGGTGCTCGGCGGGGCGGGCGGGGCGATCTTCTGGGTGGCTCTGCGTGCCCGTGTCGGCGAAGAGCTCGACAACGACAAAGCCGCGTTCAGCAAACTGTTCTCGTCCGAGGGTGGCGGCACGTGGATCGCCTTCGTGGCCGCCATGACCCTGGTGCCCCGCATCGAATACCGCGGCGTGTTCTGGTTCGGCGCGGCCGCCTGCGCCGTGACGGCGGCGGTGATGCTCGCGCCGACCGGGGCGGCCGCACCGCGGACGACCGGGCAGGGGTTCAGGCAGCTGGGCCGGTGGTTGCGGCCGATGCTGTTGCTCGTGGTGATCACCGCGCTCGCCGAGGCGGGCGTGGCGCTGTTGCTGCTCATGCACCTGCAGCGCGGGCACCACCTGCAGCTGAACGAAATCGCCGGGGTGTTCCTGCCCGGGTTCATCGTCTACACGACGCTCCCGGAGTACCTGCATAAGGTGACCGGGCGGCTGGGCCGCACGACGGTGCTGTCGCTGGCGATGGGGTGCAGCGCGGTCTTCGCGGTGGGGCTGTCGTTCGCGCCGAATCCACTCGTGCTGGCCGGGATGTGGGTGCTGTCGGCGGCGGCGTTCGCCGCGGCGATCCCAGTCGAGCAGGAGATCGTGGCCGAGGCCGCGGGGGTGAGCCTCGGCCGGGCGATGGGTATCTACGAGAGCGCGACGCTGCTCGGCGCCACCATCGGCGCCTTCACCGCCGGCCTGCTCTACGGCACCGGTTCCGGCTGGCGGGTGGCCTGCCTCGGCGCGGCGGTGATCCTCCTGGCCGGCGCGGTCCTGGTGCGCCCGGTGCTGCGCGCGGTGACAGTACGCGAGAAGGCCCCGGAACCGCGGTGA
- a CDS encoding RidA family protein: MIERIHTDTAPFVRFPDGTEPPLSQAIRTGDLVFTSGQGPLDPATHEIPADLDAQVRQVLTNLVAVFVTAGSRKDLIVKCTCYLGDRANFAAFNRVYQEFFADCPVLPARTTVVAELVREGVLVEIDGVAEIA; the protein is encoded by the coding sequence ATGATCGAGAGAATCCACACCGACACGGCTCCGTTCGTCCGTTTCCCTGACGGCACCGAGCCGCCGCTGTCCCAGGCCATCCGCACCGGTGACCTGGTCTTCACCTCCGGGCAGGGGCCGCTCGACCCGGCCACGCACGAAATCCCGGCCGACCTCGACGCCCAGGTGCGCCAGGTGCTGACGAACCTCGTGGCGGTCTTCGTCACGGCGGGCAGCCGCAAGGACCTGATCGTCAAATGCACCTGCTACCTGGGCGACCGTGCGAACTTCGCCGCCTTCAACCGGGTCTACCAGGAGTTCTTCGCCGACTGCCCGGTACTGCCCGCGCGCACGACGGTGGTGGCGGAGCTCGTCCGTGAGGGCGTTCTCGTCGAGATCGACGGAGTTGCCGAAATCGCTTGA
- a CDS encoding TetR/AcrR family transcriptional regulator, with product MPKIVDREQRRREIAEAVLRLIAREGIEAVSVRTVATEAGLSAGAVQKYFATRDELFRFAFDLTGEYIEQRWMRVPQGHLLTMLRALVAEALPLDDQRRAEVIVVLAFAARAAVLPEWADHLREGYEFMRAQTADFLGQAQLHGHVRDDLDTGKLADVVVALTDGFAQHLLQAPPGSELHRRLLGSLEFALTELLAPRAAE from the coding sequence GTGCCCAAGATCGTGGACCGCGAGCAGCGCCGCCGGGAGATCGCGGAAGCCGTGCTCCGGCTGATCGCCAGGGAGGGCATCGAAGCGGTCAGCGTCCGGACCGTCGCCACCGAGGCCGGGCTCTCCGCGGGCGCCGTGCAGAAGTACTTCGCCACCCGCGACGAGCTGTTCCGCTTCGCGTTCGACCTCACCGGCGAGTACATCGAGCAGCGCTGGATGCGGGTCCCGCAGGGCCATTTGCTCACCATGCTGCGCGCGCTGGTCGCCGAGGCCCTGCCGCTGGACGACCAGCGCCGCGCCGAGGTCATCGTCGTCCTCGCGTTCGCCGCGCGCGCCGCCGTCCTCCCGGAGTGGGCCGACCACCTGCGCGAGGGCTACGAGTTCATGCGCGCGCAGACCGCCGACTTCCTCGGCCAGGCCCAGCTCCACGGACACGTCCGCGACGACCTGGACACTGGCAAGCTCGCCGATGTCGTCGTCGCCCTCACCGACGGCTTCGCCCAGCACCTGCTGCAGGCCCCGCCCGGCTCGGAGCTGCACCGCCGACTGCTCGGCTCGCTCGAGTTCGCCCTCACGGAGCTCCTCGCGCCCCGCGCGGCAGAATGA
- a CDS encoding serine hydrolase domain-containing protein → MLPSTEFALLRRLSLEQVNGRAPSMVAAVVRDGEVAWWGARGTVEGAAPDDDTQYRLGSITKSIVAALVMRLRDEGRLDLNDPLDKHVPGTSFGASTVGQLLSHTGGLTSESPGSWWERSEGGDWATLEASLAQDALKNRPGSRFHYSNVGYGVLGELVARHRGTDWLTALNREVLEPLGMSRTTPHPTGKHAHGWAVHPFADLLLPEPSPDAGAMAPAGQLWSTVRDLARWTAFVGGDSADVLSPDTVAEMRAVATVDDADAWTSGYGLGLQVLRHQGRRLAGHTGSMPGFLACTLVDEVTGTGALTFANTTSGPAILGLVVDLISIADEQEPNLPEEWRPSEVDRSLLTLTGLWHWGPTPYHLRLIPGGMLSLAPVNGMGRASRFRPVAQDKWLGLDGYYAGETLRVGRDTDGTPRHLDLATFVFTRTPYDPAAPVPGGVDPEGWRTA, encoded by the coding sequence ATGCTGCCCAGCACCGAGTTCGCCCTGCTCCGCCGCCTCTCCCTGGAACAGGTGAACGGCCGCGCGCCGTCGATGGTCGCCGCGGTCGTCCGCGACGGCGAGGTCGCCTGGTGGGGCGCGCGGGGCACCGTCGAGGGCGCCGCGCCCGACGACGACACCCAGTACCGCCTCGGCTCGATCACCAAGTCGATCGTGGCCGCGCTCGTGATGCGCCTGCGCGACGAGGGCCGCCTCGACCTCAACGACCCGTTGGACAAGCACGTCCCCGGCACGAGCTTCGGCGCCTCCACCGTCGGGCAGCTGCTCTCGCACACCGGCGGGCTGACGTCGGAGTCCCCCGGCTCGTGGTGGGAGCGCAGTGAAGGCGGCGACTGGGCCACCCTCGAAGCGAGCCTCGCCCAGGACGCGCTGAAGAACCGCCCGGGCAGCCGGTTCCACTACTCCAACGTCGGCTACGGCGTGCTCGGCGAACTGGTCGCCCGCCACCGCGGCACCGACTGGCTGACCGCGCTCAACCGCGAGGTCCTCGAACCGCTGGGCATGTCGCGCACGACGCCGCACCCCACCGGCAAGCACGCGCACGGCTGGGCGGTGCACCCGTTCGCCGACCTGCTGCTGCCCGAGCCCAGCCCGGACGCCGGCGCGATGGCCCCGGCCGGGCAGCTGTGGTCCACGGTCCGCGACCTGGCCCGCTGGACCGCGTTCGTCGGCGGTGACAGCGCGGACGTGCTCAGCCCGGACACCGTGGCCGAGATGCGCGCGGTCGCCACGGTCGACGACGCCGACGCCTGGACCTCCGGCTACGGCCTCGGCCTGCAGGTCCTGCGCCACCAGGGCAGGCGGCTGGCCGGGCACACCGGCTCGATGCCCGGCTTCCTCGCCTGCACGCTGGTCGACGAGGTCACCGGCACGGGCGCGCTGACCTTCGCCAACACCACCTCCGGCCCGGCGATCCTCGGCCTGGTGGTCGACCTCATCTCGATCGCAGACGAGCAGGAGCCGAACCTGCCCGAGGAGTGGCGCCCCTCCGAGGTGGACCGGTCGCTGCTCACCCTCACCGGCCTGTGGCACTGGGGCCCGACGCCGTACCACCTGCGGCTGATCCCGGGCGGCATGCTGAGCCTCGCCCCGGTCAACGGCATGGGCCGGGCGTCCCGGTTCCGCCCGGTCGCGCAGGACAAGTGGCTCGGGCTGGACGGCTACTACGCCGGCGAGACGCTGCGCGTCGGCCGCGACACCGACGGCACGCCGCGGCACCTGGACCTGGCGACGTTCGTCTTCACGCGCACCCCGTACGACCCGGCGGCGCCCGTCCCCGGCGGCGTCGACCCGGAGGGCTGGCGTACCGCATAG
- the serC gene encoding phosphoserine transaminase, translating into MTDELTIPAELKPSDGRFGCGPSKVRAEQLANLASEGAAYMGTSHRQKPVKSLVGRVRSGLSQLFSLPDGYEVVLGNGGTTAFWDAAAFGLVNERAQHFTYGEFSSKFAKVTSDAPFLGDSIVVKAEPGSAPEIAYEQGADLVGWAHNETSTGVAVPVRRPAGSEGALVAIDATSGAGGLPVKAEDFDVYYFAPQKCFASDGGLWLALMSPAAIERVEKIGSSGRWIPEFLSLPTALDNSRKDQTYNTPAVATLFLLADQIEWMLSNGGLDWAVSRTQDSSTRLYEWAEETSYTVPFVKDPSLRSQVVGTIDFVDEVDAAQVAKVLRANGIVDVEPYRKLGRNQLRVGMFPAIEPGDVTALTSCIEWVVERLGD; encoded by the coding sequence ATGACCGATGAGCTGACCATTCCGGCTGAACTGAAGCCCTCCGACGGGCGCTTCGGCTGCGGACCGTCCAAGGTCCGGGCGGAGCAGCTGGCGAACCTCGCTTCCGAGGGCGCCGCCTACATGGGCACCTCCCACCGGCAGAAGCCGGTGAAGTCCCTCGTCGGACGGGTGCGCTCCGGTCTGTCCCAGCTCTTCTCCCTGCCCGACGGCTACGAGGTGGTGCTCGGCAACGGCGGCACCACGGCGTTCTGGGACGCCGCCGCGTTCGGGCTGGTGAACGAGCGGGCGCAGCACTTCACCTACGGCGAGTTCTCGTCGAAGTTCGCCAAGGTGACCTCGGACGCGCCGTTCCTGGGCGACTCGATCGTCGTCAAGGCCGAGCCTGGCAGCGCCCCGGAGATCGCCTACGAGCAGGGCGCGGACCTGGTCGGCTGGGCGCACAACGAGACGTCGACCGGTGTCGCGGTGCCGGTGCGCCGCCCCGCGGGCAGCGAGGGCGCGCTCGTCGCGATCGACGCCACCTCGGGCGCCGGCGGCCTGCCGGTCAAGGCCGAGGACTTCGACGTCTACTACTTCGCGCCGCAGAAGTGCTTCGCCTCCGACGGCGGTCTGTGGCTGGCGCTGATGTCGCCCGCGGCGATCGAGCGGGTGGAGAAGATCGGTTCCAGCGGCCGGTGGATCCCCGAGTTCCTGTCGCTGCCCACGGCGCTGGACAACTCGCGCAAGGACCAGACGTACAACACCCCGGCGGTGGCGACGCTGTTCCTGCTGGCCGACCAGATCGAGTGGATGCTGTCCAACGGCGGTCTCGACTGGGCGGTCTCGCGCACGCAGGACTCCTCGACACGGCTGTACGAGTGGGCCGAGGAGACCAGCTACACCGTGCCGTTCGTGAAGGACCCGTCGCTGCGCTCGCAGGTCGTGGGCACCATCGACTTCGTGGACGAGGTCGACGCGGCGCAGGTCGCGAAGGTGCTGCGCGCCAACGGCATCGTCGACGTCGAGCCGTACCGCAAGCTGGGCCGCAACCAGCTACGCGTCGGCATGTTCCCCGCGATCGAGCCGGGCGACGTCACGGCCCTGACCAGCTGCATCGAGTGGGTCGTCGAGCGGCTTGGGGACTAG
- a CDS encoding glycosyltransferase 87 family protein translates to MILQQFHPFGHPDGTPVIRIREYCAVGRRLLATGVAIEVVLVGILLAWKRLDGLDLDVYRLGAQAFFDRGDPYGPLPPTRNGTLLPFTYPPFAAFAFAPLLVIPRDVALVGITVVSVVALGAVLALCFSRYDRRLHVFGGAALIVQAVALFSEPVRATLGFGQINLLLVLLVAVDALAPVRRRGFLVGLAAAVKLTPAAFVLFFLLRKDFRAAGRAVATFAGCAALAWAIAPQASVTYWTKLVFQRERVGDPGYIGNQSLHGLLARLGAPTWPWLVAVAVILVVTVLVMRRADAVVALLACAVGALLVSPVSWTHHWVWAAPVIGVLTWRGRRFRPLVLGTAALATVVFVVSPLWDHQSAWPLAESYVLTGVLLLLVLGLVPKPLDDPLDAAGQGRDVARLDRGEHADA, encoded by the coding sequence TTGATCTTGCAGCAATTCCACCCGTTCGGCCACCCGGACGGGACCCCGGTGATCAGGATCCGCGAGTATTGCGCGGTGGGGCGGAGGCTGCTGGCCACGGGAGTGGCGATCGAAGTCGTGCTGGTCGGGATCCTGCTGGCGTGGAAACGGTTGGACGGCCTGGATCTGGACGTCTACCGGCTCGGCGCGCAGGCGTTCTTCGACCGCGGTGACCCGTACGGCCCATTGCCGCCCACGCGGAACGGAACACTCCTGCCGTTCACCTATCCGCCGTTCGCCGCGTTCGCTTTCGCGCCGTTGCTGGTGATTCCGCGCGATGTCGCGCTCGTCGGGATCACCGTCGTGTCCGTCGTCGCGCTCGGTGCGGTGCTCGCGTTGTGCTTTTCGCGGTACGACCGGCGGCTGCACGTGTTCGGCGGCGCCGCGCTGATCGTCCAGGCGGTGGCGTTGTTCAGCGAGCCGGTGCGCGCCACGCTCGGGTTCGGGCAGATCAACCTGCTGCTCGTGCTGCTCGTCGCGGTCGACGCGCTCGCCCCGGTCCGCCGCCGCGGATTCCTGGTCGGGCTCGCCGCCGCGGTCAAGCTGACCCCGGCCGCGTTTGTGCTGTTCTTCTTGCTGCGCAAGGACTTCCGCGCCGCCGGACGAGCGGTCGCGACGTTCGCCGGCTGCGCGGCCCTGGCGTGGGCGATCGCGCCGCAGGCGTCGGTCACCTACTGGACGAAACTGGTCTTCCAGAGGGAGCGGGTCGGCGACCCCGGCTACATCGGCAACCAGTCCCTGCACGGCCTGCTCGCCCGGCTCGGCGCGCCGACCTGGCCCTGGCTGGTCGCGGTGGCCGTCATCCTCGTCGTCACCGTGCTGGTGATGCGGCGCGCCGACGCCGTGGTCGCGCTGCTGGCGTGCGCGGTCGGTGCGCTGCTGGTCTCACCGGTGTCCTGGACCCACCACTGGGTGTGGGCGGCGCCGGTGATCGGGGTCCTGACGTGGCGAGGGCGGCGGTTCCGGCCGCTCGTGCTCGGAACCGCCGCCCTCGCGACAGTGGTGTTCGTGGTCAGCCCGCTGTGGGACCACCAGAGCGCCTGGCCGCTCGCCGAGAGCTACGTGCTCACCGGCGTGCTGCTGCTCCTCGTGCTGGGACTAGTCCCCAAGCCGCTCGACGACCCACTCGATGCAGCTGGTCAGGGCCGTGACGTCGCCCGGCTCGATCGCGGGGAACATGCCGACGCGTAG
- the sepH gene encoding septation protein SepH, translating to MRTLRVVGLHEDGKSIVCEDPARRERFLLPADEKLRAAVRGDVPRLGQIEIETESQMRPREIQARIRAGESVQQVADAAGVSVERVERFAYPVLLERSRTAELAQSAHPVREDGPDLRTLGEIVAYAFGVRGQDYSQASWDAWRGDDGRWIVALRWTAGRSDNAAHWQFSAGAHGGTVTALDEHAEDLLDPHRTPRTLRAVGAEAEPLPEPEPVDEQPTLDIDAQPDPSAAKPKPKKKAHPAVPAWEDVLLGVRSQRG from the coding sequence ATGCGGACGCTGAGAGTGGTCGGGCTGCACGAGGACGGTAAGTCCATCGTGTGCGAAGACCCGGCGCGGCGCGAGCGTTTCCTCCTGCCCGCCGATGAGAAGCTGCGCGCGGCCGTCCGGGGCGACGTGCCGAGGCTCGGGCAGATCGAAATCGAGACGGAGAGCCAGATGCGACCACGCGAGATCCAGGCCCGGATCCGGGCCGGCGAGTCGGTGCAGCAGGTCGCGGACGCCGCCGGGGTTTCGGTGGAACGGGTGGAGCGGTTCGCGTACCCGGTGCTGCTGGAGCGGTCCCGCACCGCCGAGCTGGCGCAGTCGGCGCACCCGGTCCGCGAGGACGGCCCGGACCTGCGGACGCTCGGCGAGATCGTGGCCTACGCGTTCGGTGTGCGGGGCCAGGACTACTCGCAGGCGTCGTGGGACGCCTGGCGCGGCGACGACGGCCGATGGATCGTGGCGCTCCGGTGGACCGCGGGACGCTCCGACAACGCCGCGCACTGGCAGTTCTCGGCCGGCGCGCACGGCGGCACGGTCACCGCGCTGGACGAGCACGCCGAGGACCTGCTGGACCCACACCGCACGCCGCGGACGCTTCGGGCGGTGGGCGCGGAGGCCGAGCCCCTGCCGGAGCCCGAGCCGGTGGACGAGCAGCCCACGCTCGACATCGACGCGCAGCCCGACCCGTCGGCCGCCAAGCCGAAGCCGAAGAAGAAGGCCCACCCAGCGGTCCCGGCCTGGGAAGACGTCCTACTGGGAGTCCGCAGCCAACGCGGCTGA
- a CDS encoding MmcQ/YjbR family DNA-binding protein, which translates to MDPLEPLRAICLALPEVEERLSHGEPAWFVRGRRTFVMYADHHHDDRVACWCAAPPGAQGEMVAAEPDRFFRPPYVGHRGWLGVYLDVPVDWAEVRAVVREAYRTVAPKSLVARLEG; encoded by the coding sequence ATGGACCCGCTCGAGCCGCTGCGCGCGATCTGCCTGGCCCTGCCGGAGGTGGAGGAGCGGCTCAGCCACGGCGAGCCGGCGTGGTTCGTCCGCGGCCGCAGGACGTTCGTGATGTACGCCGACCACCACCACGACGACCGGGTGGCGTGCTGGTGCGCCGCGCCGCCCGGAGCGCAGGGGGAGATGGTCGCGGCCGAGCCGGACCGGTTCTTCCGGCCGCCCTACGTCGGGCACCGCGGGTGGCTCGGGGTATACCTCGACGTGCCCGTGGACTGGGCCGAGGTGCGGGCCGTCGTGCGCGAGGCCTATCGCACGGTGGCGCCGAAGTCACTGGTCGCGCGGCTGGAGGGCTGA
- a CDS encoding DUF2537 domain-containing protein, which yields MELRVRGDRAVLKGHGDVYTREINPHSLALGVELADALHEWAQVAAALRRSANDPSEAATVVSRRGQQLASRVAGVMGTPVHYVDPVTGEQVVVPPPPRADESPRLFAGVGDEPTPWVTGLVVAGFVAAVVIVAMMALATALAAETAGWLVLLAAVVVTAGIAPSLWLARKLPIIRWVALGAAAGVVLSWFGVLAVVF from the coding sequence GTGGAATTGCGGGTCCGCGGCGACCGCGCCGTGCTCAAGGGGCACGGTGACGTGTACACGCGCGAGATCAACCCCCACAGCCTGGCGCTGGGTGTCGAACTGGCCGACGCGCTGCACGAGTGGGCACAGGTCGCCGCGGCGCTGCGGCGGTCGGCGAACGACCCGAGCGAGGCCGCGACCGTGGTGTCCCGGCGCGGGCAGCAGCTGGCTTCGCGCGTCGCCGGGGTGATGGGCACGCCCGTGCACTACGTGGACCCGGTGACCGGTGAGCAGGTGGTCGTGCCGCCGCCACCGCGCGCCGATGAGTCGCCGCGGCTGTTCGCCGGTGTCGGGGACGAGCCGACGCCGTGGGTGACAGGGCTGGTGGTGGCCGGGTTCGTGGCGGCGGTGGTGATCGTCGCGATGATGGCGCTCGCGACAGCGCTGGCCGCGGAGACCGCGGGCTGGCTGGTGCTGTTGGCGGCGGTCGTGGTCACCGCCGGGATCGCGCCGTCGCTGTGGCTGGCGCGGAAGCTGCCGATCATCCGGTGGGTCGCGCTGGGCGCGGCGGCCGGGGTCGTGCTGTCCTGGTTCGGCGTGCTGGCCGTCGTGTTCTGA
- a CDS encoding TrmH family RNA methyltransferase translates to MAQIVRTEDEGDPRLDDFRDLSTADRRPDRPGGRGLVIAEGTVVVRRLLASAYPPRALLGVERRIDELAPDLADVPVPAYVTSAEVMAEVVGFHLNRGVLAVADRAPQPDADEILARSRVVAVLEGVGDHENIGALFRNAAALGVDGVLLGAGCADPLYRRSVRVSMGNVLRVPFAALTPWPSGLERVRAAGFRVAALTPRADARTLREVAADGGRTALLLGSEGPGLTAEALDSADVAVRIPMSEGVDSLNVATAAAVAFYELAAAVN, encoded by the coding sequence GTGGCGCAGATCGTGCGAACCGAAGACGAGGGTGATCCCAGGCTCGACGACTTCCGGGACCTCTCCACGGCCGACCGGCGACCGGACCGGCCGGGCGGGCGCGGCCTGGTGATCGCCGAGGGCACCGTGGTGGTCCGGCGCCTGCTCGCGTCAGCGTACCCGCCGCGGGCCCTGCTGGGCGTCGAGCGGCGGATCGACGAACTCGCGCCCGATCTTGCGGACGTGCCGGTGCCGGCGTACGTCACGTCGGCCGAGGTGATGGCGGAGGTCGTCGGGTTCCACCTCAACCGCGGCGTGCTCGCGGTGGCCGACCGCGCGCCCCAGCCGGACGCGGACGAGATCCTCGCGCGCTCGCGGGTGGTCGCCGTGCTGGAGGGCGTCGGCGACCACGAGAACATCGGCGCCCTGTTCCGCAACGCGGCCGCGCTCGGGGTCGACGGCGTGCTGCTCGGCGCCGGCTGCGCGGACCCGCTGTACCGGCGGAGCGTGCGGGTGTCGATGGGCAACGTGCTGCGGGTGCCGTTCGCCGCACTGACACCGTGGCCGTCCGGGCTGGAGCGGGTCCGGGCGGCGGGGTTCCGGGTGGCGGCGCTGACGCCGCGCGCGGACGCGCGGACTCTCCGCGAGGTCGCCGCCGACGGCGGCCGGACGGCCCTGCTGCTCGGTTCGGAGGGGCCGGGCCTGACCGCGGAAGCGCTGGACAGCGCCGACGTCGCGGTGCGGATCCCGATGAGCGAAGGCGTCGACTCGCTCAACGTGGCCACTGCCGCGGCGGTGGCCTTCTACGAGCTCGCCGCAGCGGTAAATTGA
- a CDS encoding glutamate-cysteine ligase family protein: MGKDVSAEAFSPRDRARYRHKLQRCLDTLARMLADDSFSFPRRHIGLEVELNLVDDRLRPSMSNSAVLEALDDESFTTELSQHNIELNVPPRPLAGKSAIALEHDLVGYLGEADRNATAAGARLAVIGILPTLAEDHFDQKWITNNTRYTLLNDQIFAARGENMTLSMDGAPLGGHNPERLRAYSESILPEAACTSVQLHVQVAPEEFATHWNAAQCLAGVQVAVGANSPFLLGKALWHETRIPLFLQATDTRPEELRNQGVRPRVWFGERWITSIFDLFEENVRYFPGLLPETDREDPLETLESGQAPKLTELMLHNGTVWRWNRPVYDVVDGKPHLRVENRVLPAGPTVLDMMANAAFFYGTQRALAEAERPVWTQMSFQAAEENLYAGARNGFDAQLYWPGQGWVPPDELVLRVLLPLAIEGLRSADVSEAAIDRYLGVIEQRCLTRRNGAWWQRTVVTGAEDRGADRDTALSTMLGRYLELSRSGEAVHTWPVDTP, encoded by the coding sequence ATGGGCAAGGACGTGTCGGCGGAAGCCTTCAGCCCCCGGGACCGGGCGCGGTACCGGCACAAGCTCCAGCGGTGCCTGGACACCCTGGCCAGGATGCTCGCCGACGACAGCTTCTCGTTCCCGCGAAGACACATCGGGCTCGAGGTCGAACTGAACCTGGTGGACGACCGGCTGCGGCCGTCGATGTCGAACAGCGCCGTGCTGGAGGCGCTGGACGACGAATCCTTCACCACGGAACTCTCCCAGCACAACATCGAGCTGAACGTGCCGCCGCGCCCGCTCGCCGGGAAGTCCGCGATCGCGCTGGAGCACGACCTGGTCGGCTACCTGGGCGAGGCCGACCGGAACGCGACGGCCGCGGGCGCTCGGCTGGCCGTGATCGGCATCCTGCCGACGCTGGCGGAGGACCACTTCGACCAGAAGTGGATCACCAACAACACCCGCTACACGCTGCTCAACGACCAGATCTTCGCCGCCCGCGGGGAGAACATGACGCTGTCGATGGACGGCGCCCCGCTCGGCGGGCACAACCCGGAGCGGTTGCGCGCCTACTCGGAGTCCATCCTGCCCGAGGCCGCGTGCACGTCGGTGCAGTTGCACGTGCAGGTGGCGCCGGAGGAGTTCGCCACCCACTGGAACGCCGCGCAGTGCCTGGCCGGCGTGCAGGTGGCCGTCGGCGCGAACTCGCCATTCCTGCTCGGCAAGGCGCTGTGGCACGAGACCCGCATCCCGCTGTTCCTGCAGGCCACCGACACGCGTCCGGAGGAGCTGCGCAACCAGGGCGTGCGGCCGCGGGTGTGGTTCGGCGAGCGGTGGATCACCTCGATCTTCGACCTGTTCGAGGAGAACGTCCGTTACTTCCCTGGTCTGTTGCCGGAGACCGACCGCGAGGACCCGCTGGAGACCCTGGAGTCGGGGCAGGCGCCGAAGCTCACGGAACTGATGCTGCACAACGGAACCGTGTGGCGCTGGAACCGCCCGGTCTACGACGTGGTGGACGGCAAACCGCACCTGCGCGTGGAGAACCGCGTGCTGCCCGCCGGCCCGACCGTGCTCGACATGATGGCCAACGCGGCGTTCTTCTACGGCACGCAGCGGGCGCTCGCCGAGGCGGAGCGTCCGGTGTGGACACAGATGTCGTTCCAGGCGGCGGAGGAGAACCTGTATGCCGGGGCGCGCAACGGGTTCGACGCGCAGCTCTACTGGCCCGGCCAGGGCTGGGTGCCGCCGGACGAGCTGGTGCTGCGCGTGCTGCTGCCGCTCGCGATCGAGGGGCTGCGCAGCGCGGACGTGTCCGAAGCGGCCATCGACCGCTACCTCGGCGTCATCGAGCAGCGCTGCCTGACCCGCCGCAACGGTGCGTGGTGGCAGCGCACGGTGGTCACCGGGGCGGAGGACCGCGGCGCCGACCGCGACACCGCGCTGAGCACGATGCTCGGCCGCTACCTGGAACTGAGCCGGAGCGGGGAGGCCGTGCACACCTGGCCCGTGGACACTCCGTGA
- a CDS encoding heme oxygenase (biliverdin-producing): protein MAAPLAVDSDLTQTPFSTTLRESTRRAHDRAHHSRYMRDLFNGDLDLTEYARLAAQYWFIYQAIEEAADAMRRDPVGGRFVFDELRRVPALAADLKFLYGEQWRDRVTPVPATEDYVHRIRAVAFDWAGGYVAHHYTRYLGDLAGGQAVRKLLAKAHGVEGPGALFYHFDDIDNVPAFRKRYKALLDDTPWTGAERDRIVTETLVAFEFNIAVLDDLVP, encoded by the coding sequence ATGGCGGCTCCCCTCGCGGTTGACTCGGACCTGACCCAGACCCCGTTCTCGACCACCCTGAGGGAGTCGACACGGCGGGCGCACGACCGGGCGCACCACTCCCGGTACATGCGGGACCTGTTCAACGGCGACCTGGACCTGACAGAGTACGCCCGGCTGGCGGCCCAGTACTGGTTCATCTACCAGGCCATCGAGGAGGCCGCGGACGCGATGCGCCGCGACCCGGTCGGCGGCCGGTTCGTGTTCGACGAGCTGCGCCGGGTGCCCGCACTGGCGGCCGACCTGAAGTTCCTCTACGGCGAGCAGTGGCGGGACCGCGTCACGCCGGTCCCGGCGACCGAGGACTACGTGCACCGCATCCGCGCGGTCGCCTTCGACTGGGCCGGCGGCTACGTGGCCCACCACTACACGCGCTACCTCGGCGACCTCGCCGGCGGCCAGGCGGTGCGCAAGCTGCTGGCCAAGGCCCACGGCGTCGAGGGGCCGGGCGCGCTGTTCTACCACTTCGACGACATCGACAACGTCCCCGCGTTCCGAAAGCGGTACAAGGCGCTGCTCGACGACACCCCGTGGACGGGCGCCGAGCGCGACCGGATCGTCACCGAGACGCTGGTGGCCTTCGAGTTCAACATCGCGGTGCTCGACGACCTGGTGCCGTGA